In Salminus brasiliensis chromosome 24, fSalBra1.hap2, whole genome shotgun sequence, one genomic interval encodes:
- the zbtb5 gene encoding zinc finger and BTB domain-containing protein 5, whose translation MDFPGHFEQIFQQLNYQRVHGQLCDCVIVVGNRHFKAHRAVLAACSTHFRALFTVAEGDASMSMIQLDSEVVTAEAFAALVDMMYTSTLMLGESNVMDVLLAASHLHLNTVVKACKHYLTTRTLPMSPPGEHGSQHPGSQHPGSQVAAAANSRLQRSFLLQQLGLSLVSSALGGTEEEGGGAGRGAGSVSGSGLADQRDGYPSRRFHKRKQAFSLIRSEAERLRQRPRLSSPVEGTLREGECRTGGDQILSPDSHNKVVEEDSKLDVVVARVVTGDDSDLLEGRDYRRSAGQEDVQLPSQSDGGRGSGVEQPLMLPRKEEYPDGVQVKDGGEDEEAPQVVVKSEPLSSPEPVDETSDVTSQAEGSDQVEAAGEKLELSPEGSEHSFTEAQPSSDLLLPGSKGPVGGGERGGGVGAGREELSCSEALDSGFRISSFLSTKGFECSTLSSNPAENIPNTTTGECRLDREPSRFLFDTDSAGTSSSLLLPPSQNLLSGDAQDFPALPPDALVLRPLHDGLASSSSSSSLGNSRGSSAEQLTLSFQRNSLGFHALPRLSRGGGGGGGGGVGSGGGCGFPAYRRIAPKLAAGGGSVRTDGANLQDVASSSSSALLNGTGFDGMVSGGQRGNGATLNPPPQLTRASADVLSKCKKALSEHNVLVVEGARKYACKICCKTFLTLTDCKKHIRVHTGEKPYACLKCGKRFSQSSHLYKHSKTTCLRWQSSNMSNALL comes from the exons ATGGACTTCCCGGGCCACTTCGAGCAGATCTTCCAGCAGCTGAACTACCAGCGGGTCCACGGGCAGCTGTGCGACTGCGTGATCGTTGTGGGCAACCGGCATTTTAAGGCGCACCGCGCCGTGCTGGCCGCTTGCAGCACGCACTTCCGCGCTTTGTTCACTGTCGCCGAGGGCGATGCCAGCATGAGCATGATCCAGCTGGACTCTGAGGTGGTGACCGCCGAGGCCTTCGCTGCCCTTGTGGACATGATGTACACCTCCACCCTGATGCTAGGGGAGAGTAACGTCATGGACGTGCTGCTGGCTGCGTCACACTTGCATCTGAACACCGTAGTGAAGGCTTGTAAGCACTACCTGACCACCCGGACTTTGCCCATGTCGCCCCCTGGTGAGCACGGGAGCCAGCACCCTGGGAGCCAGCACCCTGGAAGCCAGGTGGCCGCTGCAGCTAACTCTCGTCTCCAGCGGTCTTTTCTGTTACAGCAGCTCGGCTTGAGCCTGGTAAGCTCCGCCCTTGGCGGGACAGAGGAAGAAGGGGGCGGCGCTGGCCGAGGAGCGGGATCCGTTTCGGGAAGCGGGTTGGCAGATCAGCGAGACGGTTACCCCTCGCGTCGCTTCCATAAGCGCAAACAGGCCTTTTCCCTGATTCGCTCTGAAGCGGAACGCTTGAGGCAGAGGCCACGCCTCTCCTCACCAGTTGAGGGAACCCTGAGGGAAGGGGAATGTAGAACTGGAGGGGACCAGATTCTTTCCCCGGATTCCCACAATAAAGTCGTGGAAGAGGACTCCAAACTGGACGTGGTGGTCGCCAGGGTGGTCACTGGGGACGACAGCGACTTGCTCGAGGGGAGGGACTACCGGAGGTCCGCAGGCCAGGAGGATGTGCAGCTGCCCAGCCAGTCAGACGGTGGGAGAGGAAGTGGGGTGGAGCAACCTCTGATGTTGCCACGCAAGGAGGAGTATCCTGACGGGGTGCAGGTGAAGGATGGAGGCGAGGACGAGGAAGCACCGCAAGTGGTGGTGAAAAGCGAACCGCTCAGCTCACCTGAGCCCGTCGACGAGACCAGCGATGTCACCTCGCAGGCTGAGGGCAGTGACCAG GTGGAGGCAGCAGGTGAGAAGCTGGAACTGAGTCCTGAGGGCAGCGAGCACAGCTTCACTGAAGCCCAGCCCAGCTCCGACCTGCTTCTTCCAGGCAGCAAGGGGCCGGtcggaggaggagaaagaggaggaggagtcgGAGCCGGGAGGGAGGAGCTGTCCTGCAGCGAGGCTCTAGACTCCGGATTCCGCATCTCCAGCTTCCTGAGCACAAAAGGCTTTGAGTGCAGCACCTTGTCTTCGAACCCGGCTGAGAACATCCCCAACACCACCACAGGGGAGTGCCGGCTGGACCGCGAGCCCTCTCGCTTCCTCTTCGATACGGACTCAGCGGGTACGTCCTCCAGCCtgcttctccctccctcccagaACCTCCTCTCCGGGGACGCGCAGGACTTCCCAGCCCTGCCGCCGGACGCTCTTGTCTTGCGGCCTCTGCACGACGGTCTCGCGTCGTCGTCTTCTTCTTCCTCATTGGGGAACTCTCGTGGCAGTTCAGCGGAGCAGCTCACTCTCTCGTTTCAAAGGAACAGTTTGGGCTTCCACGCCCTCCCGCGCTTGTCCAGAGGAGGTGGCGGGGGCGGCGGGGGCGGCGTTGGCAGCGGCGGTGGCTGTGGGTTTCCTGCTTATCGCCGCATTGCCCCCAAGCTGGCAGCAGGGGGCGGTTCAGTGCGCACAGATGGGGCTAATCTGCAAGACGTCGCCTCGTCGTCTTCGTCTGCGCTGCTGAACGGCACCGGCTTCGATGGAATGGTATCGGGAGGCCAACGCGGAAACGGCGCGACTTTGAATCCGCCGCCCCAGTTGACCAGAGCGTCTGCTGATGTGCTCTCTAAGTGCAAGAAGGCGCTCTCTGAACACAATGTGCTGGTGGTGGAGGGGGCACGGAAGTACGCCTGCAAGATCTGCTGCAAAACCTTCCTCACGCTCACGGACTGCAAGAAGCACATCCgtgttcacacaggagagaaaccatacgCTTGTCTCAAGTGTGGAAAGCGCTTCAGTCAGTCCAGTCATCTGTACAAACATTCGAAAACAACCTGCCTCCGGTGGCAAAGTAGCAACATGTCAAATGCTCTTCTTTAA